A portion of the Anser cygnoides isolate HZ-2024a breed goose chromosome 25, Taihu_goose_T2T_genome, whole genome shotgun sequence genome contains these proteins:
- the CPNE5 gene encoding copine-5 isoform X3 has protein sequence MAGLGALEPGTGTGTVPATKVELTVSCRQLLDKDTFSKSDPLCVLYTQGLDTKQWREFGRTEVIDNSLNPDFVRKFVLDYFFEEKQNLRFDLYDVDSKSPDLSKHDFLGQAFCTLGEIVGSAGSRLEKPLTMGTVTAHPRGKKPAPALSNGGIPGKKCGTIILLAEELGNCRDVATLQFCANKLDKKDFFGKSDPFMVFYRSNEDGTFTICHKTEVVRNTLNPVWPAFAIPVRALCNGDYDRAIKVEVYDWDRDGSHDFIGEFTTSYRELARGQSQFNVYEVVNPRKKMKKKKYLNSGTVTLLSFAVESDHTFLDYIRGGTQINFTVAIDFTASNGNPSQSTSLHYLSPYQLNAYTMALKAVGEIIQDYDSDKMFPALGFGAKIPPDGRVSHEFPLNGDAANPSCSGIEGILEAYHRSLRSVQLYGPTNFAPVVNHVARSAAAVPDGSQYFVLLIITDGVISDMAQTKEAIVNAAKLPMSIIIVGVGQAEFDAMVELDGDDIRISSRGKVAERDIVQFVPFRDYIDRTGNQVLSMARLAKDVLAEIPEQFISYMKARGIKPQPAPPSPDPPGPPPPPPPQP, from the exons ATGGCGGGCCTGGGGGCGCTGGAaccgggcaccggcaccggcaccgtcCCGGCCACCAAGGTGGAGCTCACGGTGTCCTGCAG GCAGCTCCTGGACAAGGACACCTTCTCCAAGTCCGACCCGC TCTGCGTCCTCTACACCCAGGGCCTCGACACCAAGCAGTGGCGGGAG TTCGGCCGCACCGAGGTCATCGACAACTCGCTGAACCCCGACTTCGTGCGCAAGTTCGTGCTCGACTACTTCTTCGAGGAGAAGCAGAACCTGCGCTTCGACCT GTACGATGTGGACTCCAAAAGCCCCGACCTCTCCAAGCAT GACTTCCTGGGCCAGGCCTTCTGCACCCTCGGTGAGATCGTGGGCTCGGCCGGCAGCCGCCTGGAGAAGCCGCTGAc GATGGGGACGGTCACCGCGCACCCCCGCGGCAAGAAGCCGGCTCCAGCCCTCTCCAACGG GGGCATCCCCGGGAAGAAGTGCGGCACCATCATCCTCCTCGCCGAGGAGCTGGGCAACTGCAGG GACGTGGCCACGCTGCAGTTCTGCGCCAACAAGCTGGACAAGAAGGATTTCTTCGGCAAGTCCGACCCCTTCATGGTCTTCTACCGGAGCAACGAGGACGGGAC ctTCACCATCTGCCACAAGACGGAGGTGGTGAGGAACACGCTGAACCCCGTCTGGCCGGCCTTCGCCATCCCCGTGCGCGCCCTCTGCAACGGCGACTACGACCG GGCCATCAAGGTGGAGGTGTACGACTGGGACCGTGACGGCAG ccaCGACTTCATCGGCGAGTTCACCACCAGCTACCGGGAGCTGGCGCGGGGGCAGAGCCAGTTCAACGTCTACGAG gTGGTGAACCCGcggaagaagatgaagaagaagaagtacCTGAACTCGGGGACG GTGACGCTGCTCTCCTTCGCCGTGGAGTCCGACCACACCTTCCTGGACTACATCAGGGGCGG GACCCAAATCAACTTCACGGTGGCCATCGACTTCACCGCGTCCAACG GCAACCCCTCGCAGTCCACCTCGCTGCACTACCTGAGCCCCTACCAGCTCAACGCCTACACCATGGCGCTCAAGGCCGTGGGCGAGATCATCCAGGACTACGACAGTGACAAGATGTTCCCGGCGCTCGGCTTCGGCGCCAAGATCCCGCCGGACGGGCGCGTGTCCCACGAGTTCCCGCTG AACGGCGATGCGGCCAACCCCTCGTGCAGCGGCATCGAGGGCATCCTGGAGGCCTATCACCGGAGCCTGCGCAGCGTCCAGCTCTACGGCCCCACCAACTTCGCCCCCGTGGTCAACCACGTGGCCCG CTCGGCCGCGGCGGTGCCCGACGGCTCCCAGTACTTCGTGCTCCTCATCATCACCGACGGCGTCATCTCGGACATGGCGCAGACCAAGGAGGCCATCGTCAAC GCTGCCAAGCTCCCGATGTCCATCATCATCGTGGGGGTCGGACAGGCCGAGTTCGATG CCATGGTGGAGCTGGACGGGGACGACATCCGCATCTCCTCCCGCGGGAAGGTGGCCGAGCGCGACATCGTGCAG tttgtCCCCTTCCGCGACTACATCGACCGCACGGGGAACCAGGTGCTGAGCATGGCGCGCCTGGCCAAGGACGTGCTGGCCGAGATCCCCGAGCAGTTCATCTCCTACATGAAGGCGCGCGGCATCAAGCCCCAGcccgcgccccccagccccgacccccccggccccccgccgccgccgccgccccagCCCTGa
- the CPNE5 gene encoding copine-5 isoform X1, whose amino-acid sequence MWVCTDTWVCTPKCGCARTPTHGRARPDMPPCAPTHGCATRCTAMCTPTRGCAPTHGRAPRRADTPSAVPVPQFPTGPASPRRQLLDKDTFSKSDPLCVLYTQGLDTKQWREFGRTEVIDNSLNPDFVRKFVLDYFFEEKQNLRFDLYDVDSKSPDLSKHDFLGQAFCTLGEIVGSAGSRLEKPLTMGTVTAHPRGKKPAPALSNGGIPGKKCGTIILLAEELGNCRDVATLQFCANKLDKKDFFGKSDPFMVFYRSNEDGTFTICHKTEVVRNTLNPVWPAFAIPVRALCNGDYDRAIKVEVYDWDRDGSHDFIGEFTTSYRELARGQSQFNVYEVVNPRKKMKKKKYLNSGTVTLLSFAVESDHTFLDYIRGGTQINFTVAIDFTASNGNPSQSTSLHYLSPYQLNAYTMALKAVGEIIQDYDSDKMFPALGFGAKIPPDGRVSHEFPLNGDAANPSCSGIEGILEAYHRSLRSVQLYGPTNFAPVVNHVARSAAAVPDGSQYFVLLIITDGVISDMAQTKEAIVNAAKLPMSIIIVGVGQAEFDAMVELDGDDIRISSRGKVAERDIVQFVPFRDYIDRTGNQVLSMARLAKDVLAEIPEQFISYMKARGIKPQPAPPSPDPPGPPPPPPPQP is encoded by the exons ATGTGGGTGTGCACCGACACATGGGTGTGCACCCCAAAATGTGGCTGTGCGCGCACCCCAACGCACGGCCGTGCGCGCCCCGACATGCCGCCATGTGCACCGACACACGGGTGTGCAACCCGATGCACGGCCATGTGCACCCCGACACGTGGGTGTGCACCGACACACGGCCGTGCACCCCGACGCGCGGACACCCCCAGCGCCGTGCCCGTGCCTCAGTTCCCCACCGGCCCGGCCTCTCCCCGCAGGCAGCTCCTGGACAAGGACACCTTCTCCAAGTCCGACCCGC TCTGCGTCCTCTACACCCAGGGCCTCGACACCAAGCAGTGGCGGGAG TTCGGCCGCACCGAGGTCATCGACAACTCGCTGAACCCCGACTTCGTGCGCAAGTTCGTGCTCGACTACTTCTTCGAGGAGAAGCAGAACCTGCGCTTCGACCT GTACGATGTGGACTCCAAAAGCCCCGACCTCTCCAAGCAT GACTTCCTGGGCCAGGCCTTCTGCACCCTCGGTGAGATCGTGGGCTCGGCCGGCAGCCGCCTGGAGAAGCCGCTGAc GATGGGGACGGTCACCGCGCACCCCCGCGGCAAGAAGCCGGCTCCAGCCCTCTCCAACGG GGGCATCCCCGGGAAGAAGTGCGGCACCATCATCCTCCTCGCCGAGGAGCTGGGCAACTGCAGG GACGTGGCCACGCTGCAGTTCTGCGCCAACAAGCTGGACAAGAAGGATTTCTTCGGCAAGTCCGACCCCTTCATGGTCTTCTACCGGAGCAACGAGGACGGGAC ctTCACCATCTGCCACAAGACGGAGGTGGTGAGGAACACGCTGAACCCCGTCTGGCCGGCCTTCGCCATCCCCGTGCGCGCCCTCTGCAACGGCGACTACGACCG GGCCATCAAGGTGGAGGTGTACGACTGGGACCGTGACGGCAG ccaCGACTTCATCGGCGAGTTCACCACCAGCTACCGGGAGCTGGCGCGGGGGCAGAGCCAGTTCAACGTCTACGAG gTGGTGAACCCGcggaagaagatgaagaagaagaagtacCTGAACTCGGGGACG GTGACGCTGCTCTCCTTCGCCGTGGAGTCCGACCACACCTTCCTGGACTACATCAGGGGCGG GACCCAAATCAACTTCACGGTGGCCATCGACTTCACCGCGTCCAACG GCAACCCCTCGCAGTCCACCTCGCTGCACTACCTGAGCCCCTACCAGCTCAACGCCTACACCATGGCGCTCAAGGCCGTGGGCGAGATCATCCAGGACTACGACAGTGACAAGATGTTCCCGGCGCTCGGCTTCGGCGCCAAGATCCCGCCGGACGGGCGCGTGTCCCACGAGTTCCCGCTG AACGGCGATGCGGCCAACCCCTCGTGCAGCGGCATCGAGGGCATCCTGGAGGCCTATCACCGGAGCCTGCGCAGCGTCCAGCTCTACGGCCCCACCAACTTCGCCCCCGTGGTCAACCACGTGGCCCG CTCGGCCGCGGCGGTGCCCGACGGCTCCCAGTACTTCGTGCTCCTCATCATCACCGACGGCGTCATCTCGGACATGGCGCAGACCAAGGAGGCCATCGTCAAC GCTGCCAAGCTCCCGATGTCCATCATCATCGTGGGGGTCGGACAGGCCGAGTTCGATG CCATGGTGGAGCTGGACGGGGACGACATCCGCATCTCCTCCCGCGGGAAGGTGGCCGAGCGCGACATCGTGCAG tttgtCCCCTTCCGCGACTACATCGACCGCACGGGGAACCAGGTGCTGAGCATGGCGCGCCTGGCCAAGGACGTGCTGGCCGAGATCCCCGAGCAGTTCATCTCCTACATGAAGGCGCGCGGCATCAAGCCCCAGcccgcgccccccagccccgacccccccggccccccgccgccgccgccgccccagCCCTGa
- the CPNE5 gene encoding copine-5 isoform X5: protein MGTVTAHPRGKKPAPALSNGGIPGKKCGTIILLAEELGNCRDVATLQFCANKLDKKDFFGKSDPFMVFYRSNEDGTFTICHKTEVVRNTLNPVWPAFAIPVRALCNGDYDRAIKVEVYDWDRDGSHDFIGEFTTSYRELARGQSQFNVYEVVNPRKKMKKKKYLNSGTVTLLSFAVESDHTFLDYIRGGTQINFTVAIDFTASNGNPSQSTSLHYLSPYQLNAYTMALKAVGEIIQDYDSDKMFPALGFGAKIPPDGRVSHEFPLNGDAANPSCSGIEGILEAYHRSLRSVQLYGPTNFAPVVNHVARSAAAVPDGSQYFVLLIITDGVISDMAQTKEAIVNAAKLPMSIIIVGVGQAEFDAMVELDGDDIRISSRGKVAERDIVQFVPFRDYIDRTGNQVLSMARLAKDVLAEIPEQFISYMKARGIKPQPAPPSPDPPGPPPPPPPQP, encoded by the exons ATGGGGACGGTCACCGCGCACCCCCGCGGCAAGAAGCCGGCTCCAGCCCTCTCCAACGG GGGCATCCCCGGGAAGAAGTGCGGCACCATCATCCTCCTCGCCGAGGAGCTGGGCAACTGCAGG GACGTGGCCACGCTGCAGTTCTGCGCCAACAAGCTGGACAAGAAGGATTTCTTCGGCAAGTCCGACCCCTTCATGGTCTTCTACCGGAGCAACGAGGACGGGAC ctTCACCATCTGCCACAAGACGGAGGTGGTGAGGAACACGCTGAACCCCGTCTGGCCGGCCTTCGCCATCCCCGTGCGCGCCCTCTGCAACGGCGACTACGACCG GGCCATCAAGGTGGAGGTGTACGACTGGGACCGTGACGGCAG ccaCGACTTCATCGGCGAGTTCACCACCAGCTACCGGGAGCTGGCGCGGGGGCAGAGCCAGTTCAACGTCTACGAG gTGGTGAACCCGcggaagaagatgaagaagaagaagtacCTGAACTCGGGGACG GTGACGCTGCTCTCCTTCGCCGTGGAGTCCGACCACACCTTCCTGGACTACATCAGGGGCGG GACCCAAATCAACTTCACGGTGGCCATCGACTTCACCGCGTCCAACG GCAACCCCTCGCAGTCCACCTCGCTGCACTACCTGAGCCCCTACCAGCTCAACGCCTACACCATGGCGCTCAAGGCCGTGGGCGAGATCATCCAGGACTACGACAGTGACAAGATGTTCCCGGCGCTCGGCTTCGGCGCCAAGATCCCGCCGGACGGGCGCGTGTCCCACGAGTTCCCGCTG AACGGCGATGCGGCCAACCCCTCGTGCAGCGGCATCGAGGGCATCCTGGAGGCCTATCACCGGAGCCTGCGCAGCGTCCAGCTCTACGGCCCCACCAACTTCGCCCCCGTGGTCAACCACGTGGCCCG CTCGGCCGCGGCGGTGCCCGACGGCTCCCAGTACTTCGTGCTCCTCATCATCACCGACGGCGTCATCTCGGACATGGCGCAGACCAAGGAGGCCATCGTCAAC GCTGCCAAGCTCCCGATGTCCATCATCATCGTGGGGGTCGGACAGGCCGAGTTCGATG CCATGGTGGAGCTGGACGGGGACGACATCCGCATCTCCTCCCGCGGGAAGGTGGCCGAGCGCGACATCGTGCAG tttgtCCCCTTCCGCGACTACATCGACCGCACGGGGAACCAGGTGCTGAGCATGGCGCGCCTGGCCAAGGACGTGCTGGCCGAGATCCCCGAGCAGTTCATCTCCTACATGAAGGCGCGCGGCATCAAGCCCCAGcccgcgccccccagccccgacccccccggccccccgccgccgccgccgccccagCCCTGa
- the CPNE5 gene encoding copine-5 isoform X2 gives MWVCTDTWVCTPKCGCARTPTHGRARPDMPPCAPTHGCATRCTAMCTPTRGCAPTHGRAPRRADTPSAVPVPQFPTGPASPRRQLLDKDTFSKSDPLCVLYTQGLDTKQWREFGRTEVIDNSLNPDFVRKFVLDYFFEEKQNLRFDLYDVDSKSPDLSKHDFLGQAFCTLGEIVGSAGSRLEKPLTMGTVTAHPRGKKPAPALSNGGIPGKKCGTIILLAEELGNCRDVATLQFCANKLDKKDFFGKSDPFMVFYRSNEDGTFTICHKTEVVRNTLNPVWPAFAIPVRALCNGDYDRAIKVEVYDWDRDGSHDFIGEFTTSYRELARGQSQFNVYEVTLLSFAVESDHTFLDYIRGGTQINFTVAIDFTASNGNPSQSTSLHYLSPYQLNAYTMALKAVGEIIQDYDSDKMFPALGFGAKIPPDGRVSHEFPLNGDAANPSCSGIEGILEAYHRSLRSVQLYGPTNFAPVVNHVARSAAAVPDGSQYFVLLIITDGVISDMAQTKEAIVNAAKLPMSIIIVGVGQAEFDAMVELDGDDIRISSRGKVAERDIVQFVPFRDYIDRTGNQVLSMARLAKDVLAEIPEQFISYMKARGIKPQPAPPSPDPPGPPPPPPPQP, from the exons ATGTGGGTGTGCACCGACACATGGGTGTGCACCCCAAAATGTGGCTGTGCGCGCACCCCAACGCACGGCCGTGCGCGCCCCGACATGCCGCCATGTGCACCGACACACGGGTGTGCAACCCGATGCACGGCCATGTGCACCCCGACACGTGGGTGTGCACCGACACACGGCCGTGCACCCCGACGCGCGGACACCCCCAGCGCCGTGCCCGTGCCTCAGTTCCCCACCGGCCCGGCCTCTCCCCGCAGGCAGCTCCTGGACAAGGACACCTTCTCCAAGTCCGACCCGC TCTGCGTCCTCTACACCCAGGGCCTCGACACCAAGCAGTGGCGGGAG TTCGGCCGCACCGAGGTCATCGACAACTCGCTGAACCCCGACTTCGTGCGCAAGTTCGTGCTCGACTACTTCTTCGAGGAGAAGCAGAACCTGCGCTTCGACCT GTACGATGTGGACTCCAAAAGCCCCGACCTCTCCAAGCAT GACTTCCTGGGCCAGGCCTTCTGCACCCTCGGTGAGATCGTGGGCTCGGCCGGCAGCCGCCTGGAGAAGCCGCTGAc GATGGGGACGGTCACCGCGCACCCCCGCGGCAAGAAGCCGGCTCCAGCCCTCTCCAACGG GGGCATCCCCGGGAAGAAGTGCGGCACCATCATCCTCCTCGCCGAGGAGCTGGGCAACTGCAGG GACGTGGCCACGCTGCAGTTCTGCGCCAACAAGCTGGACAAGAAGGATTTCTTCGGCAAGTCCGACCCCTTCATGGTCTTCTACCGGAGCAACGAGGACGGGAC ctTCACCATCTGCCACAAGACGGAGGTGGTGAGGAACACGCTGAACCCCGTCTGGCCGGCCTTCGCCATCCCCGTGCGCGCCCTCTGCAACGGCGACTACGACCG GGCCATCAAGGTGGAGGTGTACGACTGGGACCGTGACGGCAG ccaCGACTTCATCGGCGAGTTCACCACCAGCTACCGGGAGCTGGCGCGGGGGCAGAGCCAGTTCAACGTCTACGAG GTGACGCTGCTCTCCTTCGCCGTGGAGTCCGACCACACCTTCCTGGACTACATCAGGGGCGG GACCCAAATCAACTTCACGGTGGCCATCGACTTCACCGCGTCCAACG GCAACCCCTCGCAGTCCACCTCGCTGCACTACCTGAGCCCCTACCAGCTCAACGCCTACACCATGGCGCTCAAGGCCGTGGGCGAGATCATCCAGGACTACGACAGTGACAAGATGTTCCCGGCGCTCGGCTTCGGCGCCAAGATCCCGCCGGACGGGCGCGTGTCCCACGAGTTCCCGCTG AACGGCGATGCGGCCAACCCCTCGTGCAGCGGCATCGAGGGCATCCTGGAGGCCTATCACCGGAGCCTGCGCAGCGTCCAGCTCTACGGCCCCACCAACTTCGCCCCCGTGGTCAACCACGTGGCCCG CTCGGCCGCGGCGGTGCCCGACGGCTCCCAGTACTTCGTGCTCCTCATCATCACCGACGGCGTCATCTCGGACATGGCGCAGACCAAGGAGGCCATCGTCAAC GCTGCCAAGCTCCCGATGTCCATCATCATCGTGGGGGTCGGACAGGCCGAGTTCGATG CCATGGTGGAGCTGGACGGGGACGACATCCGCATCTCCTCCCGCGGGAAGGTGGCCGAGCGCGACATCGTGCAG tttgtCCCCTTCCGCGACTACATCGACCGCACGGGGAACCAGGTGCTGAGCATGGCGCGCCTGGCCAAGGACGTGCTGGCCGAGATCCCCGAGCAGTTCATCTCCTACATGAAGGCGCGCGGCATCAAGCCCCAGcccgcgccccccagccccgacccccccggccccccgccgccgccgccgccccagCCCTGa
- the CPNE5 gene encoding copine-5 isoform X4, which produces MWVCTDTWVCTPKCGCARTPTHGRARPDMPPCAPTHGCATRCTAMCTPTRGCAPTHGRAPRRADTPSAVPVPQFPTGPASPRRQLLDKDTFSKSDPLCVLYTQGLDTKQWREFGRTEVIDNSLNPDFVRKFVLDYFFEEKQNLRFDLYDVDSKSPDLSKHDFLGQAFCTLGEIVGSAGSRLEKPLTMGTVTAHPRGKKPAPALSNGGIPGKKCGTIILLAEELGNCRDVATLQFCANKLDKKDFFGKSDPFMVFYRSNEDGTFTICHKTEVVRNTLNPVWPAFAIPVRALCNGDYDRAIKVEVYDWDRDGSHDFIGEFTTSYRELARGQSQFNVYEVVNPRKKMKKKKYLNSGTVTLLSFAVESDHTFLDYIRGGTQINFTVAIDFTASNGNPSQSTSLHYLSPYQLNAYTMALKAVGEIIQDYDSDKMFPALGFGAKIPPDGRVSHEFPLNGDAANPSCSGIEGILEAYHRSLRSVQLYGPTNFAPVVNHVARSAAAVPDGSQYFVLLIITDGVISDMAQTKEAIVNPWWSWTGTTSASPPAGRWPSATSCSLSPSATTSTARGTRC; this is translated from the exons ATGTGGGTGTGCACCGACACATGGGTGTGCACCCCAAAATGTGGCTGTGCGCGCACCCCAACGCACGGCCGTGCGCGCCCCGACATGCCGCCATGTGCACCGACACACGGGTGTGCAACCCGATGCACGGCCATGTGCACCCCGACACGTGGGTGTGCACCGACACACGGCCGTGCACCCCGACGCGCGGACACCCCCAGCGCCGTGCCCGTGCCTCAGTTCCCCACCGGCCCGGCCTCTCCCCGCAGGCAGCTCCTGGACAAGGACACCTTCTCCAAGTCCGACCCGC TCTGCGTCCTCTACACCCAGGGCCTCGACACCAAGCAGTGGCGGGAG TTCGGCCGCACCGAGGTCATCGACAACTCGCTGAACCCCGACTTCGTGCGCAAGTTCGTGCTCGACTACTTCTTCGAGGAGAAGCAGAACCTGCGCTTCGACCT GTACGATGTGGACTCCAAAAGCCCCGACCTCTCCAAGCAT GACTTCCTGGGCCAGGCCTTCTGCACCCTCGGTGAGATCGTGGGCTCGGCCGGCAGCCGCCTGGAGAAGCCGCTGAc GATGGGGACGGTCACCGCGCACCCCCGCGGCAAGAAGCCGGCTCCAGCCCTCTCCAACGG GGGCATCCCCGGGAAGAAGTGCGGCACCATCATCCTCCTCGCCGAGGAGCTGGGCAACTGCAGG GACGTGGCCACGCTGCAGTTCTGCGCCAACAAGCTGGACAAGAAGGATTTCTTCGGCAAGTCCGACCCCTTCATGGTCTTCTACCGGAGCAACGAGGACGGGAC ctTCACCATCTGCCACAAGACGGAGGTGGTGAGGAACACGCTGAACCCCGTCTGGCCGGCCTTCGCCATCCCCGTGCGCGCCCTCTGCAACGGCGACTACGACCG GGCCATCAAGGTGGAGGTGTACGACTGGGACCGTGACGGCAG ccaCGACTTCATCGGCGAGTTCACCACCAGCTACCGGGAGCTGGCGCGGGGGCAGAGCCAGTTCAACGTCTACGAG gTGGTGAACCCGcggaagaagatgaagaagaagaagtacCTGAACTCGGGGACG GTGACGCTGCTCTCCTTCGCCGTGGAGTCCGACCACACCTTCCTGGACTACATCAGGGGCGG GACCCAAATCAACTTCACGGTGGCCATCGACTTCACCGCGTCCAACG GCAACCCCTCGCAGTCCACCTCGCTGCACTACCTGAGCCCCTACCAGCTCAACGCCTACACCATGGCGCTCAAGGCCGTGGGCGAGATCATCCAGGACTACGACAGTGACAAGATGTTCCCGGCGCTCGGCTTCGGCGCCAAGATCCCGCCGGACGGGCGCGTGTCCCACGAGTTCCCGCTG AACGGCGATGCGGCCAACCCCTCGTGCAGCGGCATCGAGGGCATCCTGGAGGCCTATCACCGGAGCCTGCGCAGCGTCCAGCTCTACGGCCCCACCAACTTCGCCCCCGTGGTCAACCACGTGGCCCG CTCGGCCGCGGCGGTGCCCGACGGCTCCCAGTACTTCGTGCTCCTCATCATCACCGACGGCGTCATCTCGGACATGGCGCAGACCAAGGAGGCCATCGTCAAC CCATGGTGGAGCTGGACGGGGACGACATCCGCATCTCCTCCCGCGGGAAGGTGGCCGAGCGCGACATCGTGCAG tttgtCCCCTTCCGCGACTACATCGACCGCACGGGGAACCAGGTGCTGA
- the PPIL1 gene encoding peptidyl-prolyl cis-trans isomerase-like 1 isoform X1: protein MAAVPPDSWQPPTVTMETTMGTLVLELYWRHAPRTCKNFAELCRRGYYNGTRFHRVIRDFMVQGGDPTGTGRGGASIYGKQFEDELHPELKFTGAGILAMANAGPDTNGSQFFLTLAPAQWLDGKHTIFGRVCQGIGVLNRVGMVETSAQDRPLDDVKVLRAVPAG from the exons atGGCGGCAGTGCCGCCCGACTCCTGGCAGCCGCCCACCGTCACCATGGAGACCAC GATGGGGACCCTGGTGCTGGAGCTGTACTGGCGCCACGCGCCGCGCACCTGCAAGAACTTCGCCGAGCTGTGCCGCCGCGGGTACTACAACGGCACCCGCTTCCACCGCGTCATCAGGGACTTCATGGTGCAGGGCGGAGACCCCACCGGCACCG GCCGCGGCGGGGCCTCCATCTACGGCAAGCAGTTTGAGGACGAGCTGCACCCCGAGCTGAAATTCACCG GCGCCGGCATCCTGGCCATGGCCAACGCGGGGCCGGACACCAACGGCAGCCAGTTCTTCCTGACGCTGGCGCCCGCGCAGTGGCTGGACGGGAAGCACACCATCTTCGGCCGCGTGTGCCAGGGCATCGGCGTCCTCAACCGCGTGGGCATGGTGGAGACGAGCGCCCAGGACCGGCCCCTGGACGACGTCAAGGTGCTGCGCGCCGTGCCCGCCGGCTGA
- the PPIL1 gene encoding peptidyl-prolyl cis-trans isomerase-like 1 isoform X2 has protein sequence MGTLVLELYWRHAPRTCKNFAELCRRGYYNGTRFHRVIRDFMVQGGDPTGTGRGGASIYGKQFEDELHPELKFTGAGILAMANAGPDTNGSQFFLTLAPAQWLDGKHTIFGRVCQGIGVLNRVGMVETSAQDRPLDDVKVLRAVPAG, from the exons ATGGGGACCCTGGTGCTGGAGCTGTACTGGCGCCACGCGCCGCGCACCTGCAAGAACTTCGCCGAGCTGTGCCGCCGCGGGTACTACAACGGCACCCGCTTCCACCGCGTCATCAGGGACTTCATGGTGCAGGGCGGAGACCCCACCGGCACCG GCCGCGGCGGGGCCTCCATCTACGGCAAGCAGTTTGAGGACGAGCTGCACCCCGAGCTGAAATTCACCG GCGCCGGCATCCTGGCCATGGCCAACGCGGGGCCGGACACCAACGGCAGCCAGTTCTTCCTGACGCTGGCGCCCGCGCAGTGGCTGGACGGGAAGCACACCATCTTCGGCCGCGTGTGCCAGGGCATCGGCGTCCTCAACCGCGTGGGCATGGTGGAGACGAGCGCCCAGGACCGGCCCCTGGACGACGTCAAGGTGCTGCGCGCCGTGCCCGCCGGCTGA